From one Lasioglossum baleicum unplaced genomic scaffold, iyLasBale1 scaffold0360, whole genome shotgun sequence genomic stretch:
- the LOC143220195 gene encoding uncharacterized protein LOC143220195, which translates to MTSQNINNNEKKTLKILQINLNHCKLAQELITQTANQLEADIVIIAEPWSPQTYWYNDGYKGSSIWIPQIGKFSSIHGLYKGNGIVAIQLETYTIVSCYFSPNKTSEEYKERIAELENFLNSIDVNRCIIAGDFNAKSPAWGSSTLDEHGGIIMELCNSCDVIPTLSEGTFTFERNGHKTLIDFMLCGKSVSENISNSRILEEYTASDHRYLMHEFLLNEQNKNNIQKNKKKPNIKAFTRLYTQLTKIADPFTISTTEDIDAYILLLEEIFEDTSYYPKTMKRKEIWWWNKDIAALRKEAIASRRALQRVRSRGKAREIIEVYYNKHKANKRLLK; encoded by the coding sequence ATGACATCACAAAACATCAAcaacaatgaaaaaaaaaccCTTAAGATCCTCCAGATCAATTTAAATCATTGCAAACTAGCACAGGAACTGATCACTCAAACTGCGAATCAACTCGAGGCGGATATAGTCATAATAGCTGAACCATGGTCCCCACAGACATACTGGTACAACGATGGATATAAGGGTTCCTCGATTTGGATCCCCCAAATCGGAAAATTCTCAAGCATTCATGGACTATACAAGGGTAACGGCATTGTAGCCATACAGCTAGAGACATACACTATAGTATCTTGTTACTTCTCTCCGAATAAAACAAGCGAAGAATACAAAGAAAGAATCGCCGAACTGGAAAACTTTCTTAACTCGATAGATGTAAACAGGTGCATCATTGCCGGCGATTTCAACGCCAAATCGCCAGCATGGGGTTCCTCAACCCTTGATGAGCATGGAGGTATAATCATGGAACTATGCAACAGCTGCGACGTAATCCCTACCCTCAGTGAGGGCACCTTTACCTTCGAGAGAAATGGCCACAAAACACTTATAGATTTCATGCTATGTGGAAAATCTGTGTCGGAGAACATAAGCAACAGCCGAATTCTGGAGGAATATACAGCCTCAGATCACCGCTATCTTATGCATGAATTCTTACTAAATGAACAAAATAAGAACAACATAcagaaaaacaaaaagaaaccgAATATTAAGGCCTTCACTAGATTATACACACAATTGACAAAAATCGCAGATCCATTTACCATATCCACTACAGAAGACATTGATGCGTATATCCTATTACTGGAGGAAATCTTTGAAGACACCAGCTACTATCCAAAGACAATGAAAAGAAAGGAGATATGGTGGTGGAATAAGGACATAGCCGCATTAAGAAAAGAAGCCATAGCTTCACGCCGAGCTCTGCAGAGGGTACGATCTAGAGGAAAAGCTAGGGAAATAATAGAGGTGTActacaacaaacacaaagcaaaTAAAAGGCTCTTAAAATAG